cAACTTGGAGCCGACCTGGAAAAATCTTTCTGGATCGTTGTTGATTGtgaatttatctaaaatttcacaccttatctcctcggctagcccATCGTCCTGCCCTACCGAGGCGGCTGGTTACTATAAGCTctcaggggccgaggactcggcatggaACCGATGTaagatggcggccaccatacactacttggccatggcctgatctccacgaatctcttctacttgtcctctggatgggtattttactttttggtgaagtgtggaggataCGGCTtctagggcgtggatccatggcctggcaactatcgcggtgtagggtgagtaagcgtcgaccacgataaaatttacctccaccacctccgatccagtctgtatgggtagtctgatttgcccctttggcgtaacagtcttcccttcgaagctaataaggggggagtcataagctATTAAATCCTccggcttcaggttcagccccttgtatagatcagggtacattatctctaccgcaCTTCCTGGGTCTACTAATACCCTTTTCACATTGAAGCCTCCAATTCTTAACGTAACCACtaaggcatcgtcgtgaggttggatagttcctctcttatcctcgtccgagaatcctagtatcaaagagcttcccttttttgaccttttgggttccctttgccttccctcggaggggagccgattAACAGCCAGTACCCTGGGGAGAGGTGACCCAGTTCTTCCTGGagcggcgaggatgacatgtatcgttccGGTGGGGGGTCTTAATGACACATCCTTCCGTGGCTCTTGCATTGCTTGACCGGGATGGCCGCTCGAGGGGTGCAGAAGATGACGTAGCTTCCCTTCTCAGACCAACTGATCTaagtgattccatagattcctgcaatcctcagtggtatgcccatggtcctgatgatagtggcagtacaggttctggttacgtttggaagggtctctAGCCATCTTTCCTGGCCATCTGAAATAGGGCtcgttccttactttctccaaCACCTGTTGTACTGGTTCCCTGAACACAGCATTCACCGTTTGCGTGTTACTCTGTCCAGCCTGtagcgaaaaatctctcctcggctggttATGGTTATACCGTTCCGACctaaaatcatttgctttgggggggatgaccttctcctttccccttccttgcagctgatcttcctccacccttttgtacttgtcgatcctatccatcaactgatgaatgttggcaactggtttaccagtgagggatttccttaagccatgctcggtggggagaccgcttttgaatgtgctgatagcaacatcatcatggttgtcatctaaGTCGTTATACACCTCCCAATATTTATCCGAATATGCTTTCagggtctctccctcgtgcatggataaggacaatagcgaactgAGGGGTCGAGGGACTCTTGTGTTTGTAATAAAGCGGGAGCAGAAGgcctgagtgagctgcttgtatgagcctatggaatttgtcttccggctgttgaaccacctcatcgccattggtcccaagctggatgggaagactttgcacatcagggcttcattttgcgagtagatagccattttttggttaaactgactcacatgctctatcGGGTCTGCTCGGCCATTATAGATGGCGAACGTTGGTTGGTTGAAGCGTCGAGGCAACTTAGCCCCTTCGATTCTATATGTGAAGGGtgaccttgaaacctggtcTAGCGCCCTCTTCATAgcatcgtttcccgaacccttactGGATGGACTCTCATATTTCcgtacagggcgtggttccctttcgtaagaaaaggtttcacttgggggggtccttgacctccgtcggtaactcgcaTCCTCCCCATTAGAGGACTCATCTGAGTTAGAGGGAGATCGTCTTCGCTGCACATGTCGTAACTTCcttttcaggtcatctatctctcgttGCATGGCCTGATGGCTATTTCGCCTCTGGgatacgtgactacctatctgagtgtgactctggctcgtCTGGATAGTATgtacacttccctcacgattcccCTTGCCATCTGGGTTGGcagggttattttgcctctgggactcaatgggttgtgtctgttgggagttagcttggtgaggattctcctggtgtggacctagttctgccatgctcgaccgtcGTGCTAGCTGATaccctagttcttcccacagacgacgccaattgtagggacacgatttttgtTAACCCGGTCCTGAAcaatcaggccctggcccaagaagtcccacacaatgaagtTTGTAGAGTGTGGGATGAAGAACTCGGTTCCAGTTGGCTCAGACGGTTCGTTGCATGTTCTGTAGAAACGTAAATCCAGAAAATGTATATGAAAAGTGGAAGTTTCATTTATGGACGTGCCTTCATACAATGACTTCTTACTTTTCTCCCTTccctcctctcttttttcttccatCCCCTTTTCTAGGGGGCTCTTACATATGATATAGGCCTTTTCTTATCATCTGGGCCCTACACTtattgatcatccaaacccccacttgagcacctgtcccatcagacgcccttaccagttctttgtgagttgtagtgaccaaggtaacactgttcaaaagtcttctcctcattaatgtggccagaagagtagttgtggtgcatttaatgtagTGGTGACAGCTTTTCCTGGGATATTTTGAACTTTCTTTCGTTTTATGCGTTTGGAGTGAGAGTTACAGTAACTGGAATGCATCATTGATCTGGACTTTcggatgtccgaggaggagttactcctcggacgtgtTTTCTTTGCCCAGTTGGCTTGGGCAGGGGTTACGGGCCGCAacgtctcctcggacaggatcgtcctcggacgagcccaaggcccagccaacctgttattctgggccggtccccacagtTTCATTTAAGAGTTTGATTAACGGATGCCTTCTaaggcatttgttaataaaccattttagaaaaattttggtaccactttcataaaaaaatataaaaactgtcaaaaaagtaaattattttttcttttcccataaaatgtttctaaaaacaAACAGTCATAACAAATTTAGTGTCCAAACACAAAGCAATAACAAATAAAGTGGGTCAAGATTGATCACATAAGCTAGCTTATGAATGTTTAAGAATTCTCTATTGTCCTCCTCCTTTATTCTTAAAAGTGCTTGCAAAAGTTTCACTTGCTTTGCATTGCTTTCTCACGGCACTAATGCTccacaaaagcaacaaacaaaacaagaataTATCACAGTAGCCGTTTTTTCTTGTGTCCTctattttcattcctttttggAGGACATTACATAATAGACTTGATATCATTGGCTATGTTTTGGGCTTCAGTACTAGCTCCATAAAACCCTCTTTGAAGTAGCCCAACGCAGTACAATCCATTCTTTCCCTTCCAATGGTTAGGATTATTGGGCTTTGCAAGCCCGTCCTCATTCAAAAGATAATCATCCCCctgcacaaaacaaaaaattctgtTAATTAAGAACtaagaaatctttttttttttttttttcatgtagtTTTAGCATGTGTTTGttattgtataaattttgaagatttattttttaaaagtggaTTTTCATTTGGGAAATGTTTTAAACTTTTACTCCGcggaaaaaatttacaaaaattgaatgaaaaaaacCCCAACTAGCCAAATTATGGGCTACTCGATTCCCATTTCTTTGGACCCAATTGAATTTGCACTTGGTTGAAGGAGCGTGCCTTAACATGGCTCGGATGTCCTCAACTATCTGCATCAGTGTGTCACCTCCCACCTAATAGGCTTTTCATCATCTTCATATGCTTCCATGATTGTCCTAGTATTTCATTCAATTATGGATTGAGAAAAAAACCCTTCTTCAATTGCTAGTTCTAAAGAGCATTTTCCATATACTACTATGCTCTTGATTAAATCTTTGAGAGTTTATAATCTAATTAGCAGAtttttaaaactgaaaaagtaCCAGTTTTGTCACCAATCCATACTCTCTTGTCTAAGCTTTAAGTGCTTGGGATAGGGATACTCTTAATGGCTGTAATAGAATCTGCATCAATAATTGGACCAATTTATGCACATCCCAACTCCCAAAATGTTGATGAAGTACGTTAGCCACCATCAGAGGCTAAACCTCAAATCACTTTAAACTTGGTTTTAGGTTTAAAACACACATGGAATCTATGGGTCCTTCCAAACCTCAATGTCTACTCCATTCCTCACTAGGTAACACATACCCTTttgttatgggttttttttgcaACTTTCAATTCCCTTCCACACCTAGGAAGCAGACCGAGCTCTTTTCCTTTCTAAAATACGAATTAGACAACTTCACCACTTACTATAAGATAATGAGAAGTgctattattggttcaaatttgaacttatcaTTGAGaatacttttttgccccaataatAATAACCAGTAATAATCTGccacttatgatttattgtgaaaatgttgtggacatagcatttctctaagATAATTATTTCCATCTATATTACTAGTCATTTTTAGAttcatcttatatatatatatatatatattttttagaaaattcaagaGAACATCATTTGATACATTGTCTTTAAATTAAAAggtataaaattttaaaactattgtTCTTTTAAACCAAGataaaactagtaaaaactaaaaactaagaATTATCctttcatttctcaaaaaaaaaaaaaaaaaaaaattatcctttCAGATATATAAGCAAAATGATCAATTAGAAAActtattaatataatatttattgacttttaaaaaataattatattttgggACACTCCAAAATAAAAGACTAACAATATGACTATATGAGACCGAAAGTATAGTATCATTACCTTAAGCCACAAGTTTGTTGACCTCTTGAATCCAGTACAAAAAACAATTGTGTCGAATGGATGTGACTTTCCGTTCTTGAATATTATGTCATTGCCTCTTATGTTTAGTATTTCTGCGGGCAATACCTGAGTAATATGTGGAAGAATCAAATAGACAAGCgttcaaagcaaaaaaaagaaagaaggaaaaaaaaaaaaacaggagCTTAAAAGATAgaagattaaattatattatactacATGATTTACACATGAAGATGAACTACATATGCATCTTTTTTAAGCACCAACCATTCTCTCACTCAAAACTCTTTACCTGAATTTCTCCGGACTTGATCTTTTTACAGGTACCCACATCAATAAGAGGATACTTGCCATACATTCTTTTCATATAGAAAGGACCCTCTGTAGGCCTTCTTATCCCATACTTGGTCAAGTCCCCATAAACCAGCTTGCTAAGCATGACCACCAAGGAGTCCAACAAACTAGGCTTTAAATACTTCACTAAAATTCTGGCAAAGTCCATCATCTCTCGCGAGAGAATATGAATCTGCATATATAATCCAATTAATATTTGGTATTTGTAACCATTATGCATGGTTATATTATAACAAAGCTggttatataataataataagggtaaAATTCAAGTTAGTGTAttcctcaattaaattcaatcatgtaaTTGAATTTAACTGGGAGTACAAGTGTACAATACCTAAAGAActgtaactaattttttttttaataacaatgacccatgaaagaaaaattatagcCAAGTTAGATGAGATTAATTTCATACCGGACTTCGAATAATAATGGAAGTTTTGGCACCATGATTTGCAAGGTCTAAAGCAATCTCCATGCCAAAATTTCCAGACCCAACAACCAAAacattcttgtttttgaaatccTTCCCTGATTTAAATTGAGTAGAATGAAGAACCTCACCAGTGAAAGTGTTTAATCCTTCAACCTCTGGGATATAAGGGTTGGTTGTTTCCCCAGTGGCTACCACTAAAAACTTTGCACAATATATCCCAACCTCACCTGAACTTGCATTCCTAGCCTTCACAAACCATCTCTTGGAAACTTCATTGTACTCAGCAGACTCCACATTCCTTTGGTACATAGGACTAATCTTGAAATGGGAGACATAGTCATCCAAGTATTGTGTGAACATGTTTTTGGGCACGTATTTGGGATAAGAGGCAGGGAAAGACATGTAAGGGAGTTCACAAAGTTCCTTTGCAAGGTGGAGGTGAAGACGGTCATAGGAGTATTTCTTCCATATAGAAGCAATACAGTCTTCTCTCTCAAGTATTATGTATGGGATTGATTGCTGGCTTTGGCAAGCAGCTATGGCAAGCCCAGAGGTGCCTGCTCCAACTATTATTGCTACTTGttcctgcattttttttttttttttttgaatcactGGTTGCTTGGTGTCCTCTCTTTTGTTATTATAACTAAGGAAGTAAAAAGAGCAACGCAAAGGCTTAGATAATATGGAATGGGTTGCCTTTTTTTATCCACATATTATTGCTTGGTTCATTGGTTTTAAAAGGATTTTAACCGGGTTATAATTGGACCAAGTGGTTTGTTATGGTTCACTAATCCGCTTAACCATTTTACCTAATCCATTCAAatataacttcttctttttctttgtttttgtgttttgtgtta
The sequence above is drawn from the Quercus lobata isolate SW786 chromosome 12, ValleyOak3.0 Primary Assembly, whole genome shotgun sequence genome and encodes:
- the LOC115969876 gene encoding probable indole-3-pyruvate monooxygenase YUCCA10 translates to MQEQVAIIVGAGTSGLAIAACQSQQSIPYIILEREDCIASIWKKYSYDRLHLHLAKELCELPYMSFPASYPKYVPKNMFTQYLDDYVSHFKISPMYQRNVESAEYNEVSKRWFVKARNASSGEVGIYCAKFLVVATGETTNPYIPEVEGLNTFTGEVLHSTQFKSGKDFKNKNVLVVGSGNFGMEIALDLANHGAKTSIIIRSPIHILSREMMDFARILVKYLKPSLLDSLVVMLSKLVYGDLTKYGIRRPTEGPFYMKRMYGKYPLIDVGTCKKIKSGEIQVLPAEILNIRGNDIIFKNGKSHPFDTIVFCTGFKRSTNLWLKGDDYLLNEDGLAKPNNPNHWKGKNGLYCVGLLQRGFYGASTEAQNIANDIKSIM